Proteins encoded within one genomic window of Haloimpatiens massiliensis:
- a CDS encoding ABC transporter permease yields MKKKLLRKLYVYRARFIISMKIYFRYPINVIFSFFDPLIWLTPFYFMGKSFSINGEMRGFTKYTGNSDFMGFLVVGYMVMSYVQTVFWSIGFSLKEEMQQGVLESNWSAPASRISLLISKSLSKLLITTIEIIITGVICHFAFGFRVTGDVLKAIAFIIPGVIGLMGIGVAIAGLVLIAKNANPIIDLSSSIINAMSGSFFPIKVLPKAFMAISLAIPLTYMYDSNRVILINQKPLFSLKIEFIILIVSMLVCCIVGNWIFLRIDRKCRDKGILGTH; encoded by the coding sequence TTGAAGAAAAAATTATTGAGAAAACTATATGTTTACAGAGCAAGATTTATAATAAGCATGAAAATATATTTTAGATATCCTATTAATGTTATATTTAGTTTTTTTGACCCATTAATATGGCTTACACCATTTTATTTCATGGGGAAAAGTTTTTCCATAAATGGAGAGATGCGTGGATTTACTAAGTACACTGGTAATTCGGATTTTATGGGATTTTTAGTGGTAGGTTATATGGTAATGAGTTATGTGCAAACGGTATTTTGGTCCATTGGATTTTCTCTTAAAGAAGAGATGCAACAGGGGGTTTTGGAGTCAAATTGGTCAGCTCCTGCCAGTAGAATAAGCCTTTTAATAAGCAAAAGCTTGTCTAAATTACTTATAACAACTATAGAGATTATTATTACAGGAGTTATATGTCATTTTGCTTTTGGATTTAGAGTAACAGGAGATGTTTTAAAAGCTATAGCATTTATAATACCAGGAGTCATTGGTCTTATGGGCATAGGCGTTGCCATAGCGGGATTAGTTTTAATAGCTAAAAATGCAAATCCAATAATAGATTTAAGCAGTAGTATAATCAATGCTATGTCAGGAAGCTTTTTTCCTATAAAAGTACTTCCAAAGGCATTTATGGCTATATCACTAGCTATACCACTTACTTATATGTATGACAGTAACAGAGTTATACTAATAAATCAAAAACCATTGTTTTCTTTAAAAATAGAATTTATAATACTTATTGTGTCTATGTTAGTGTGTTGTATTGTAGGAAATTGGATATTCTTAAGAATAGATAGAAAATGTAGAGATA